In the genome of Quercus robur chromosome 3, dhQueRobu3.1, whole genome shotgun sequence, one region contains:
- the LOC126716689 gene encoding zinc finger CCCH domain-containing protein 3 isoform X2, which translates to MPLGKYYCDYCDKEFQDTPYVRKRHLQGLQHLRNKALWFDSFQFKDANQAYTEGFGKGVCNRFVKTGFCQYGDSCKYVHPKNNLANVNNQGISGFVDNNQSPIIPGNQSVGGSFSGDVVRDNMGMSWGNLPPSLKPPPEGGYPSLPSVDWG; encoded by the exons atgccGTTGGGGAAATACTACTGCGACTACTGCGACAAGGAATTCCAAGACACCCCATATGTTCGGAAACGCCATCTCCAAGGTCTCCAACACCTTAGAAACAAGGCTCTCTGGTTCGACTCCTTCCAATTCAAAG atGCTAACCAGGCTTACACTGAAGGATTTGGCAAAGGGGTGTGCAACCGCTTTGTCAAGACG GGGTTTTGCCAGTATGGAGATTCTTGCAAATATGTTCATCCCAAAAACAACTTAGCAAATGTTAATAATCAAGGCATATCAG GCTTTGTGGATAACAATCAGTCACCAATTATCCCTGGAAATCAGTCGGTTGGAGGCAGTTTTTCAG GGGATGTAGTACGAGATAATATGGGAATGTCATGGGGCAATTTACCTCCATCTCTAAAGCCTCCTCCAGAGGGTGGATATCCTTCTCTTCCCTCTGTGGATTGGGGATAG
- the LOC126716689 gene encoding zinc finger CCCH domain-containing protein 3 isoform X1 yields the protein MPLGKYYCDYCDKEFQDTPYVRKRHLQGLQHLRNKALWFDSFQFKDANQAYTEGFGKGVCNRFVKTGFCQYGDSCKYVHPKNNLANVNNQGISVTGFVDNNQSPIIPGNQSVGGSFSGDVVRDNMGMSWGNLPPSLKPPPEGGYPSLPSVDWG from the exons atgccGTTGGGGAAATACTACTGCGACTACTGCGACAAGGAATTCCAAGACACCCCATATGTTCGGAAACGCCATCTCCAAGGTCTCCAACACCTTAGAAACAAGGCTCTCTGGTTCGACTCCTTCCAATTCAAAG atGCTAACCAGGCTTACACTGAAGGATTTGGCAAAGGGGTGTGCAACCGCTTTGTCAAGACG GGGTTTTGCCAGTATGGAGATTCTTGCAAATATGTTCATCCCAAAAACAACTTAGCAAATGTTAATAATCAAGGCATATCAG TGACAGGCTTTGTGGATAACAATCAGTCACCAATTATCCCTGGAAATCAGTCGGTTGGAGGCAGTTTTTCAG GGGATGTAGTACGAGATAATATGGGAATGTCATGGGGCAATTTACCTCCATCTCTAAAGCCTCCTCCAGAGGGTGGATATCCTTCTCTTCCCTCTGTGGATTGGGGATAG
- the LOC126716688 gene encoding shaggy-related protein kinase alpha, translating into MASVGVAPASGMREPSNHNVGVDRLPEEMNDMKIRDDKEMEATVVDGNGTETGHIIVTTIGGRNGQPKQTISYMAERVVGHGSFGVVFQAKCLETGETVAIKKVLQDKRYKNRELQTMRLLDHPNVVSLKHCFFSTTEKDELYLNLVLEYVPETVHRVIKHYNKLNQRMPLIYVKLYTYQIFRALSYIHRCIGVCHRDIKPQNLLVNPHTHQVKLCDFGSAKVLVKGEPNISYICSRYYRAPELIFGATEYTTAIDIWSAGCVLAELLLGQPLFPGESGVDQLVEIIKVLGTPTREEIKCMNPNYTEFKFPQIKAHPWHKIFHKRMPPEAVDLVSRLLQYSPNLRCSALDALIHPFFDELRDTNSRLPNGRFLPPLFNFKSHELKGVPVEILVKLIPEHARKQCPFLGL; encoded by the exons ATGGCTTCAGTGGGCGTAGCACCTGCTTCTGGTATGAGAGAACCTAGTAACCATAATGTTGGAGTTGATCGATTGCCTGAGGAGATGAATGACATGAAAATTAGGGATGACAAA GAAATGGAAGCCACAGTTGTTGATGGTAATGGTACAGAGACAGGTCATATAATTGTAACAACTATTGGTGGTAGAAATGGCCAGCCGAAGCAG ACAATAAGTTACATGGCCGAGCGTGTTGTTGGACATGGATCTTTTGGAGTCGTGTTCCAG GCAAAGTGCCTAGAGACAGGTGAAACTGTTGCCATAAAGAAGGTTCTTCAAGACAAGAGGTATAAGAACCGAGAGCTGCAAACCATGCGCCTTCTTGACCACCCAAATGTTGTCTCTTTGAAGCACTGTTTCTTCTCAACCACTGAAAAGGATGAACTTTACCTTAATTTGGTACTTGAGTATGTTCCTGAAACAGTTCATCGTGTGATCAAACACTACAACAAATTGAACCAAAGGATGCCACTGATATATGTGAAACTTTATACATACCAG ATCTTTAGGGCCTTATCATATATTCATCGCTGCATTGGAGTATGTCATCGGGACATTAAACCTCAAAACCTTTTG GTGAATCCACATACCCACCAGGTTAAATTATGTGACTTTGGAAGTGCGAAAGTCTtg GTAAAAGGTGAGCCAAACATTTCTTACATCTGCTCTAGGTATTATCGAGCACCAGAGCTTATATTTGGAGCAACTGAGTATACTACAGCTATTGACATTTGGTCTGCTGGCTGTGTTCTTGCTGAGTTACTGCTTGGACAG CCTTTGTTTCCTGGTGAGAGTGGAGTCGACCAGCTCGTGGAGATAATCAAg GTTTTGGGCACTCCTACAAGGGAGGAAATCAAATGCATGAACCCTAACTATACAGAGTTCAAATTCCCTCAGATTAAAGCCCATCCATGGCACAAG ATATTCCACAAGCGTATGCCTCCAGAGGCTGTTGATCTGGTTTCAAGACTACTACAATACTCCCCTAACCTACGATGCTCAGCT CTGGATGCCTTGATCCATCCCTTTTTCGATGAGCTACGTGATACCAACAGTCGCTTGCCAAATGGACGTTTCCTTCCACCACTATTCAACTTTAAATCTCATG AATTGAAGGGGGTGCCGGTTGAGATTTTGGTGAAATTGATCCCAGAGCATGCAAGAAAGCAATGCCCCTTTCTTGGTTTGTGA